One window from the genome of Oryctolagus cuniculus chromosome 1, mOryCun1.1, whole genome shotgun sequence encodes:
- the MFRP gene encoding membrane frizzled-related protein isoform X1 — MKEHSEEVSLCVEATEQSKTEFCNPAFEPEAEPPCPAPAFQGEAPCSSPAPWHGRRPRGLQPDCRFSWLCVLLLAGLLLLLLGLLVAVILAQLQAAPPPGATYGPLPARGLTTTATATPSTVPTTTTASPAPGLPGRPQQAGVSPTPHPTCGGLLPGPRGFFSSPNYPDPYPPNAHCVWHIQVATDHTIQLKIEALSMESVASCLFDRLEISPEPEGPLLRVCGRVAPPTLNTNASRLRVAFVSDSSVEGSGFQAWYQAVVPGHGSCAHDEFSCDQLTCLLPDSVCDGFANCADGSDETNCSAKSSGCGGHLTGLQGAFSTPSYLQQYPHHQLCTWRISVPAGLGIELQFHNFSLEAQDECKVAYVEVYETSSSGALSLLGRFCGTEPPPRLLSSHRELAVFFRTDHGVSGGGFSATFQAFNATDNPCGRRESSCLDGECKGLQWVCDMWRDCTGGSGDNCSSPLAPPPELACEPVQVEMCVGLSYNTTAFPNIWVGMATQQEVVEVLRGYKSLTSLPCYQSFRRLLCGLLVPRCTPLGSVLPPCRSVCQEAERQCQSGLALLGTPWPFNCNRLPEAAGLEACAQP, encoded by the exons ATGAAGGAGCACTCGGAGGAAGTCAGCCTGTGCGTGGAGGCCACAGAGCAGAGCAAG ACTGAGTTCTGCAACCCTGCCTTCGAGCCTGAAGCGGAGCCGCCCTGCCCGGCGCCTGCCTTCCAGGGAGAGGCTCCCTGcagcagcccagctccctggcaTG GCCGGCGCCCACGAGGGCTACAGCCCGACTGCCGCTTCTCCTGGCTCTGTGTGCTCCTGCTCGCcggcctgctgctcctgctgctcggGCTGCTGGTGGCCGTCATCCTGGCCC AGCTGCAGGCTGCACCTCCACCTGGGGCCACCTACGGCCCCCTGCCTGCCCGGGGCCTCACTACCACTGCCACCGCCACCCCCAGCAccgtccccaccaccaccacagcctcTCCAGCGCCTGGGCTCCCTGGCCGGCCACAGCAGGCGGGCGTGAgtcccacaccccacccca CCTGCGGGGGTCTCCTGCCTGGCCCAAGGGGCTTCTTCAGCAGCCCCAACTACCCGGACCCTTACCCACCCAATGCCCACTGCGTGTGGCACATCCAGGTGGCCACAGACCACACGATACAGCTCAAGATCGAAGCTCTGAGCATGGAGAGTGTGGCCTCCTGTCTCTTTGACCGCTTGGAAATCTCCCCAGAGCCTGAAGGCCCCCTCCTCAG ggtgtgtgggagggtggCGCCTCCCACACTCAACACCAACGCCAGCCGCCTCCGGGTGGCTTTCGTCTCCGACAGCAGTGTGGAAGGCTCTGGCTTCCAGGCCTGGTATCAGGCTGTGGTCCCCGGGCATG GGAGCTGCGCCCACGATGAGTTCTCCTGTGACCAGCTCACCTGCCTGCTCCCCGACTCGGTATGCGATGGCTTTGCCAACTGTGCTGATGGCAGTGACGAAACCAACTGCAGCGCCAAGAGCTCGG GGTGCGGGGGGCACTTGACGGGGCTCCAGGGCGCTTTCTCTACTCCCAGCTACCTGCAGCAGTACCCACACCACCAG CTCTGCACCTGGCGCATCTCGGTGCCCGCCGGTCTTGGCATTGAGCTGCAGTTCCACAATTTCAGCCTGGAAGCGCAGGACGAGTGCAAGGTGGCCTACGTGGAGGTGTATGAGACCAGCAGCTCAGGGGCCCTCAGCCTCCTGGGCAG GTTCTGCGGGACAGAGCCGCCCCCTCGCCTCCTGTCCTCGCACCGGGAGCTGGCTGTGTTCTTCAGGACAGACCACGGCGTCAGCGGCGGGGGCTTCTCAGCCACCTTCCAGGCCTTCAATGCCACAGACA ACCCCTGTGGGCGCCGAGAGTCCTCCTGCCTGGACGGAGAGTGTAAGGGGCTGCAGTGGGTGTGCGACATGTGGAGAGACTGCACAGGTGGCAGCGGTGACAACTGCAGCAGCCCCCTGGCCCCACCGCCAG AGCTGGCCTGTGAGCCCGTCCAGGTGGAGATGTGCGTGGGTCTGAGCTACAACACCACGGCCTTCCCTAACATCTGGGTGGGCATGGCCACCCAGCAGGAGGTGGTAGAAGTCCTCCGAGGCTACAAG agCCTAACCAGTCTACCCTGCTACCAGAGTTTCCGGCGGCTCCTCTGCGGGCTGCTGGTGCCCCGCTGCACCCCGCTGGGCAGCGTCCTGCCTCCCTGCCGCTCTGTCTGCCAGGAGGCGGAGCGCCAGTGCCAGTCTGGCCTGGCCCTCCTGGGTACCCCCTGGCCCTTCAACTGCAACAGGCTGCCTGaggcagctggcctggaagcctgCGCCCAGCCGTGA
- the MFRP gene encoding membrane frizzled-related protein isoform X2, which translates to MKEHSEEVSLCVEATEQSKTEFCNPAFEPEAEPPCPAPAFQGEAPCSSPAPWHGRRPRGLQPDCRFSWLCVLLLAGLLLLLLGLLVAVILAQLQAAPPPGATYGPLPARGLTTTATATPSTVPTTTTASPAPGLPGRPQQAGVSPTPHPTCGGLLPGPRGFFSSPNYPDPYPPNAHCVWHIQVATDHTIQLKIEALSMESVASCLFDRLEISPEPEGPLLRVCGRVAPPTLNTNASRLRVAFVSDSSVEGSGFQAWYQAVVPGHGSCAHDEFSCDQLTCLLPDSVCDGFANCADGSDETNCSAKSSGCGGHLTGLQGAFSTPSYLQQYPHHQLCTWRISVPAGLGIELQFHNFSLEAQDECKVAYVEVYETSSSGALSLLGRFCGTEPPPRLLSSHRELAVFFRTDHGVSGGGFSATFQAFNATDNPCGRRESSCLDGECKGLQWVCDMWRDCTGGSGDNCSSPLAPPPGASSRWASPS; encoded by the exons ATGAAGGAGCACTCGGAGGAAGTCAGCCTGTGCGTGGAGGCCACAGAGCAGAGCAAG ACTGAGTTCTGCAACCCTGCCTTCGAGCCTGAAGCGGAGCCGCCCTGCCCGGCGCCTGCCTTCCAGGGAGAGGCTCCCTGcagcagcccagctccctggcaTG GCCGGCGCCCACGAGGGCTACAGCCCGACTGCCGCTTCTCCTGGCTCTGTGTGCTCCTGCTCGCcggcctgctgctcctgctgctcggGCTGCTGGTGGCCGTCATCCTGGCCC AGCTGCAGGCTGCACCTCCACCTGGGGCCACCTACGGCCCCCTGCCTGCCCGGGGCCTCACTACCACTGCCACCGCCACCCCCAGCAccgtccccaccaccaccacagcctcTCCAGCGCCTGGGCTCCCTGGCCGGCCACAGCAGGCGGGCGTGAgtcccacaccccacccca CCTGCGGGGGTCTCCTGCCTGGCCCAAGGGGCTTCTTCAGCAGCCCCAACTACCCGGACCCTTACCCACCCAATGCCCACTGCGTGTGGCACATCCAGGTGGCCACAGACCACACGATACAGCTCAAGATCGAAGCTCTGAGCATGGAGAGTGTGGCCTCCTGTCTCTTTGACCGCTTGGAAATCTCCCCAGAGCCTGAAGGCCCCCTCCTCAG ggtgtgtgggagggtggCGCCTCCCACACTCAACACCAACGCCAGCCGCCTCCGGGTGGCTTTCGTCTCCGACAGCAGTGTGGAAGGCTCTGGCTTCCAGGCCTGGTATCAGGCTGTGGTCCCCGGGCATG GGAGCTGCGCCCACGATGAGTTCTCCTGTGACCAGCTCACCTGCCTGCTCCCCGACTCGGTATGCGATGGCTTTGCCAACTGTGCTGATGGCAGTGACGAAACCAACTGCAGCGCCAAGAGCTCGG GGTGCGGGGGGCACTTGACGGGGCTCCAGGGCGCTTTCTCTACTCCCAGCTACCTGCAGCAGTACCCACACCACCAG CTCTGCACCTGGCGCATCTCGGTGCCCGCCGGTCTTGGCATTGAGCTGCAGTTCCACAATTTCAGCCTGGAAGCGCAGGACGAGTGCAAGGTGGCCTACGTGGAGGTGTATGAGACCAGCAGCTCAGGGGCCCTCAGCCTCCTGGGCAG GTTCTGCGGGACAGAGCCGCCCCCTCGCCTCCTGTCCTCGCACCGGGAGCTGGCTGTGTTCTTCAGGACAGACCACGGCGTCAGCGGCGGGGGCTTCTCAGCCACCTTCCAGGCCTTCAATGCCACAGACA ACCCCTGTGGGCGCCGAGAGTCCTCCTGCCTGGACGGAGAGTGTAAGGGGCTGCAGTGGGTGTGCGACATGTGGAGAGACTGCACAGGTGGCAGCGGTGACAACTGCAGCAGCCCCCTGGCCCCACCGCCAG GGGCGAGCAGCCGCTGGGCCTCACCGTCCTGA